From Solanum stenotomum isolate F172 chromosome 2, ASM1918654v1, whole genome shotgun sequence:
TTTGGTGAGATCTTCCGAGTTTGCTGGGGATTTTCGCGTGAAGAAGAAGCATGTGCAGGGGGGTCGGGTCAGTTTGGTATTGCTGTTGTTGTATGGAACGTTGGATTGTTGTTTGGGTATGCTGTATATATTGTGTGGAATGGATCTGTTTGGTATTGAATTGGTGGGCTGGGAATTGAGGTATTGGGCTGCTGAAAAGAGGTAAACAGAATGCCCAAAATTGGTCTCCAAATGGGTTAGATTTGTAGTTAATAAAAGGGCCATAGGGTTACAGACTTAACCAACTTCAGTTGAGAAGTTAGCCAAATTGAGTTTAATTAGCAAATTCGACTAAAACTTAAATAggacaaattaatataattaattaatgagcttcttaccTTTAAcgaactaaaataattaatttaattataagctaataacttaaaaatataactataacttaaagtaaaataataaaatatttaactaaaatgtaaaatcttttgtgatgattttcaaacatttatatAATAACGTGAttgtaaaaatatacatatttattatttaaaatgacaaaattacttttaaaaataacttggaagtattttgaatttcctgaaactcattaattcaaaattataaccatcactaataaaatataaaatcttttcgagacgatttttgaattttcatgaaatacattaattatataaaacatatatatattatttaaaaattataaaaaaaatgacgaaACTATTTAagataacttgcaaactatatttattttattttcttgaaatttttataaaactaaaatttttaaatcatttgaaaattggagaacctcaatgattaatttatattgtggaatgtcaaaattgagtgtcaacaatCTATATTAATAGTCaggattagtatagtgggcagtgttgtattTGCTTAGGCTCAATTAAGTAATAGGTGATATTACTTAGTGTGGAGATTAGTAGGTTAATCTCAAGTTGTAAACTGTGTTTTACTCTTGCTTGTGAAGATTAATGAAAGCAGTTTGAAAATCCCTGtgagacaggtcgtggttttactcccttgagcaaggaagtttccacgtaaagttgtgTGTACAATCTGTACTTTCAGTATTTATTTACATTCAACATTTATCTGCTTTTGTCATTGTAAATCGTGCTAAGGACCTGGTCCTATCATAGTTGAGTGAACGCATATATTCCAACATTAATATTAGTAAAACTTCACACATAAACTTTGTACTGTCTCAGTAACAAAAGGTCAAACGACATGATATTTTCTAATCTTATCTTAGACTGTGGGAATGTTTAATATCTTCTCAAATCAATTAGTCAAACACTAACTGATActctttataaataaatacaagtGGGGATGGATTTCTTACCTTTTAAACAAAAGCAGAAACTTGAATGAGATAATCAAAAGCATTTAGGCTTGGAAAAAGTTAAGGGTAAGACTTCATATACTTGTGAGATTACTTCATAATACATTTGAAAAACAAAGGTATCAATCTGTTTCCAAGTGCATAGTAATATCATGAAGAGGAACATTGTCTTCTTGATTCTTCTCTTTCTAATTCAACTTTCTGTATCATTTGCTTCCTCAAATGAGACTGACTACAAGCTCTATTAGCTTTCCGAAATCTTGTTACAAGTCCCACTCATTTTTTGGCCAATAATTGGACCAAAAATACCTCTTTTTGCTCTTGGTTTGGTGTCACTTGCACTCCAAAAAGCCAAAGGGTTGTGGCCTTGGCTCTTCCTAATTTGCAACTTCAAGGCACAATTTCCCCGTCTTTGGCCAATTTGTCCTTCCTCAGTGTTCTCAATCTCCAGAACAACAGCTTCCGCGGTGGCATCCCTTTTGGACTTGGCCAAATGCCTCGCTTGCGAGTGATTGATGTTAAAAACAATCAACTCAACGGAAGTATACCAACAAGTCTATTTCAAAACCGGAGAGTTCAAGTAATTTCATTGGCTTTCAATGAACTCAGTGGTAAAATGTGGAAAGGGCCATGGTATGTACCCGAACTCAAAGTCTTGGATCTCACCAACAATAGCCTCACGGGTATGATCCCTCCTTCTGTTGGAAATGCCACAAAAATGATGAACTTCATTTTGTCTGGGAATAGAGTCAGCGGCAACATTCCAAAGGAGATCGGTAATCTGAGCCAACTTGCAGACTTGTCCTTGTTGGATAATCAATTAACAGGTTCCATTCCCAGTACACTGTTTAATATCTCGTCGCTACTTGGCGTATCTCTGTCATTCAATAGGCTTTCTGGTCCTCTCTTGCTAGATGAAGGGAATAATGTGTCGAATCTGTACTTTTTAAGTATATTTAACAACCAAATTTCTAGTTGCATTCCTTCCAGCGTATGCCAACTCACAGAGCTCAAAGTTTTGTCCATATCTTTCAACAATATAACTGGAGACATACCAAGAAATATTGGTTGTTTATCCAAGCTCGAGACGTTCTTGATTGGCGACAATCCAATAAAAGGGGCTATTCCCACTTCATTGGGAAATATTTCCACCCTGCGATATATTTATTGTCAAAACAATCATATAGTGGGGCAAATTCCTTCAGAACAAGGGAAGCTATCAAATTTGAGGCAATTAAACTTTGGGCAGAATTATAATCTTATTGGTCAAATTCCAGAGgatattttcaacatatcttCTTTGGAAATAATTGATCTCAGTTTCAATAACCTCTCAGGTAGAATTCCAACCACTACAGGTCTTCCTCTTCCAAACATTAAGGATCTTATCTTGGGAGACAATCAACTGGAAGAAGAAATTTCATTGTTCATAACAAATGCTTCTAAGCTTGAGATACTGGATCTAGCACAGAACTTCTTTGCAGGAACTATTCGTAACAATTTGGGGAATCTCCGTGAGCTGCGAGCACCGCTCCTATATACGAATAAACCAACAGAGCATAAGTTGTGATTCTTCAATTCTTTGGTGGACTGTAAGATGTTGAAATATCTACAAGTGGGTAACAATCCATTGAATGCCGTTCTGCCCAATTCTATTGGGAATCTTTCATCTACTATTGAAGACTTTCATATAGCAGATGAACACATCAATGGCCTGATCCCCACAAGTATAGGCAACATGACCGGTCTTACATCCCTAAGCCTTCAAGGAAACAACTTGACAGGGAGTATTCCTTCTGAGATTGGTAAGCTTAAACAACTCCAAGGGCTGGCTCTATATAACAATAAATTGCAGGGACGTATTCCAGAGGTGGTATGCCATTTATCGAATTTGGTTCAATTATATCTGGATGGTAATGAGCTCTCTGGATTAATTCCAGAATGCTTTGGAAATCTTAGCATGCTTCAAAAGCTTTATTTGGGTCCTAATAAATTCTCATCAAAATTTCCATTGTGCCTTTGGAAGATGAGTGGTCTTCTCTATCTAGACGTGTCACAGAATTCAATAGAGGGAGAACTTCCATCAGATATTGGAGGACTGAAAGCCATTGTAGAACTATATCTTTACAATAACCACTTTTCAGGTGTGATACCAACCAGATTGGGGGAACTCCAAAACCTGCAGTATATTGACCTAtccaacaatttattttttggcCAAATTCCATTATCCTTTGCCAACTTGATAAgcttgaattcttgaaaaatgagaaagtatGCAAGAGGTTTGATACCGAATGTGAAGTGATGAGAAATGTTAGACACATAAATCTTGTTCCAGTGATTACTACATGTTCTAGTGACTATATAAGTGCCTTTGTTCTGCAATTTTTGCCCAATGGAAATCTAGAAAAGTGGCTGTACAAAGAAGATCGCCACTTGAACCTTCATCAAAGGGTCACTGTAATGCTTGATGCAGCTATGGCAGTTGAATATCTACATCATGGTCATGTCACTCCAATAGTTCATTGCGACCTAAAGCCGGCCAACGTTCTTTTGGATGAAGATATGGTGGCTCATGTTGGTGATTTTGGAATCTCTAAAATTTTAGCCATAAGCAAGTTCATGGCTTAAACCGAGACATTGGGCACTCTTGGATACATAGCACcaggtataaaaaaaaatctactctCTTTGATTTTCTCTTATATCATAATTAGGCCTCTCCAAATTCTACAAGTAGAAAAAAACAAGTTTTCATTTATGCagaattattgttgtatttcaACTGAGTAACTTTTCTTCAATCCTTTTCTAAGAATATGGCTCGAAGGGAATAGTGTCTGCTAGTGGTGATGTTTATAGCTATGGCATCATGTTGATGGAGGTTTTGACCAAAAGAAGGCCAACAGATGAAAAGCTATGCAATGAAAATCTTGACCTGAGGAAATGGATAATACAATCATTTTCAGGGAGTATGATGGACATTGTGGATGCCAATCTTTTTTGTGAGGAAGTACAAATCACTTGTAAAAGTGAAATATGCATAGCCTCCATGATAGAATTGGCTTTAGATTGCACAAAGGAAACGCCAGAATCAAGAATAACTATGAAGGATGTAGTGAAGAGgcttaacaaaataaacaacACATTTCTGGAAACATAGAAGTGATCAGCATCTGTTTGGATGGTGTTGTTTTGTGAGCTGCAAGTTAATATGATGCTTTTTGTTTCTTTAGTAAAGTCTTCGTATAGTACTACTTGGAGTCATATACTGTTTGTAATTTCATTTTGAGTGTTTTAAACCTATTTTAGTTTATCTATTTGTAATTATGTTTTGAATGCACTATTTTGCTTTATGTTCATTATTTGTATTCAATAAACTTTTTTTGATAAACTGAGCACTTTTCATTTCCTTGTACTAATTACTGTATTCTTTGGACTTTAGATGCAGAACAGGAAATGTGCTTTTAAAAATCAGAGGAACATCGCATTGACTCGCTATCACAAAAACAGGATTTTAGGCATTTTTCATGTATTAACGTTAGTCCAGTGAGCCATCGATAATTAGTGATTGACCCCCAAACTTGAAGGGAAAGTGGTGATTGTTACAGCTTCTACACAAGGTATTGGATTTAGCATAATTAAGCCTCTCTAAggtctaaaaagaaaaagagcaaGTCTTTATTTATGCagaattattgttgtatttcaATTGAGTAacttttcttctttccttttctaaGAATATGGCTCGGAGGGAATAGTGTCCACTAGTGGTGATGTTTATAGCTACGGAATCATGTTGATGGAGGTTTTGACGAAAAGATGAAGAGATATGCAATGGAAATCTTGACTTGAGGAAATGGATTACACTATCATTTTCAGGAGTATGATGGACGTTGTGGATGTCAATCTTTTTTGTGAGGAAGTACAAATCACTTGTAAAAGTGAAATATGCATAGCCTCCATGATAGAATTGGCTTTAGATTGCACAAAGGAAACGCCAGAATCAAGAATAACTATGAAGGATGTAGTGAAGAGGCTTAACAAAATCAAGAACGCATTTCTGGAAACATAGAAGTCATGGTGTTCTTTTCTGAGCTGTAAATCAATATGATCCTTTTTGTTTACCTGGTTTCTTTTTTAATACTACATGAAGTCTTTGAGTGGTTTTGGACCTACTTTACTCTATCTATATGTGATTATATTTTGAATGCAGGAAAGAAACCAGAAATAAAGGTGTTTAGCTGCactatttttgtttcttcaatAAAGTTGTCGTATAGTACTACTTGAAGTTTGTAATTTCATTTGAGTGGTTTTGGACCTATCTATTTGTGATTATGTTTTGAATGCTTGAAAGAAACCAGAAATAATGGTGTTTAGCTGCactattttgttttttgaatgTAATAAAACAATTAGTGAATTGAGCACTTTTCATTTCCTTGTACTAATTACTGTCTTCTTTGGACTTTACCTGGACAAGAATTCCAACAAGCCTATCTTAACACCAGAGAGTTCCAAAGAAGAATTGGTATTCTGAGCATTTTTGTCGTCCTTGGtcgataattaattaacatgtttCATTCCCGTAACACTCTTTCATTCCGATGGTGTGAAATCTGGAGTTTCTAAGTATATCTCACAATCTAACTTCTGGTCACATTCCTTCCAACATTTGCCAACTCACAGAACTCAAAATTCATTCATTTCTGTCAACAACATAACTGGAGAAATACCCTTCAAAAAATAAGTGAAGGGTATTTTATTATCAGTTTTCCTTTGGAAAGGTTAGTGTGAGGCTTCTGCTATAATCCTGAGTTTAATTGCGACAAAAATAATCTAACAATTTCATTGAAAATATGTTTAGATGTTCTTTTCTCATTGCAAAATGGTATTTGTTGAGTTAAGCAAGAATTAAGGGTGTATTCTTTATAGGGGAAAAACATTTCTCAACTTTTTCATATATGGTTACAGAGCACGTGCTACTCAGCAGTTGCTATAGATTAAGACTTCAGTTACTTTAGAATAACTCACTGTAAGAAAACAAAAGGTATATATATGCGGAACTTTTCTTGTATATTTGATTGATCTTTTCTATTGTGCAAGGCCTTGTATATATACAGCAAGAAAAAGAATCCTAACAGTTTACTAATAGCAAAGAAAAGACTCCTAACAAGACGTGTATACATCCTATTCGTAGTTAACTAGTACAAGTAAGTTAGCTTATAATACTTCATCCCACTGTTGGCTGAGATTGTTAACCAACTGAGCCCCAAAAGACCAAATCGAAGAACCAACAAGCCATTTGAATCTGTGTGCGG
This genomic window contains:
- the LOC125856146 gene encoding receptor kinase-like protein Xa21, which encodes MLKYLQVGNNPLNAVLPNSIGNLSSTIEDFHIADEHINGLIPTSIGNMTGLTSLSLQGNNLTGSIPSEIGKLKQLQGLALYNNKLQGRIPEVVCHLSNLVQLYLDGNELSGLIPECFGNLSMLQKLYLGPNKFSSKFPLCLWKMSGLLYLDVSQNSIEGELPSDIGGLKAIVELYLYNNHFSEKWLYKEDRHLNLHQRVTVMLDAAMAVEYLHHGHVTPIVHCDLKPANVLLDEDMVAHVEYGSKGIVSASGDVYSYGIMLMEVLTKRRPTDEKLCNENLDLRKWIIQSFSGSMMDIVDANLFCEEVQITCKSEICIASMIELALDCTKETPESRITMKDVVKRLNKINNTFLET
- the LOC125856145 gene encoding leucine-rich repeat receptor-like serine/threonine-protein kinase RGI4; translation: MGWASTADVDVVRVLCDLVRSSEFAGDFRVKKKHVQGGRVSLVLLLLYGTLDCCLGMLYILCGMDLFGIELVGWELRYWAAEKSQRVVALALPNLQLQGTISPSLANLSFLSVLNLQNNSFRGGIPFGLGQMPRLRVIDVKNNQLNGSIPTSLFQNRRVQVISLAFNELSGKMWKGPWYVPELKVLDLTNNSLTGMIPPSVGNATKMMNFILSGNRVSGNIPKEIGNLSQLADLSLLDNQLTGSIPSTLFNISSLLGVSLSFNRLSGPLLLDEGNNVSNLYFLSIFNNQISSCIPSSVCQLTELKVLSISFNNITGDIPRNIGCLSKLETFLIGDNPIKGAIPTSLGNISTLRYIYCQNNHIVGQIPSEQGKLSNLRQLNFGQNYNLIGQIPEDIFNISSLEIIDLSFNNLSGRIPTTTGLPLPNIKDLILGDNQLEEEISLFITNASKLEILDLAQNFFAGTIRNNLGNLRELRAPLLYTNKPTEHKL